A genomic segment from Lutzomyia longipalpis isolate SR_M1_2022 chromosome 3, ASM2433408v1 encodes:
- the LOC129792366 gene encoding voltage-dependent calcium channel subunit alpha-2/delta-3 isoform X3 yields MKVLCTLLCCLILIPSTAIPSREPRADENIKYGLVHAWAEKLGIELWHVGDFITRRKLVQDSFKQAQVVPRSGQKIADEMAKEILYLMESRISAVKRIMDAAENMALSFEHSEANFDFQYYNAKEMIEPGEAPPTADPRELDDDGEPKKLIPPKEIVLTPDPHFFNERVNTNHSSVHVPTNVFDRSLEVISAIEWSEKLNSIFRDNYNNDPSLSWQFFGSSTGFMRQFPGSKWQEDPVDLYDCRLRSWYIEAANSPKDIVILVDISGSMTGQRNDIAKHVVNNILDTLGTNDFVNIFKFALSVEEIVPCFRDMLVQANMENIRQLKMAMEDFQTEEIANVTAALISAFELLEAYRNDRIGARCNQAIMLISDGVPYKYQDIFEYYNWPYMPVRMFTYLIGREVADVKEIKWMACENRGYYVHLSTMAEVREQVLNYIPVMARPLVLNKTHHPIIWTQVYADEVDPKMTDWQWEVKEREEQKERFMSQRKNYSAFHLPDEQDRRYRFKLQQNMDQSYESEKYHFMTTVSMPVFDRRENATKIANLLGVAGTDVPIKDIKRLMMPFMLGVNGYAFIVTNNGYVLIHPDLRPIFQDILKPAYNMVDMIEVELMDDDRDPRDFNENLIEMRDSIINQSNGSKWMLVKYHLDGMKRVSRIKRQYFWTPLKESPFTLVVTYPESYGVNRIQPRTEDEIHRLLAQEHNLTNFFNGNHWSIHPDWIYCKSKHRFYSSPENELKDVLKNMSKPGWRWPLNRTPPPPEHAANFNYCDRNLMQSLVYDAKVTSWWNATHTLKDDKGNEFKQRFGITVAFMATHSGLTRWQEFYSNSVEEIRSDQSFSENNKRAVDEIWYKRAVEQHFIEPTSFTYSVPFDAADIIHNTNDTLVTASHAIFHSDGGKSAPAAVVGFQFQHSALLTLFRNITANCGDASCSKTCASDGINCYILDNNGYVIVSPEIGDTGKFFGEVKGAIMQRLVDENIYKQVMIYDYQAVCFAVRESANMAGILQTPLKFILKFLQSFGRFIMFIFVELFVLPVDAYNAYSYASDDLFYPDNYDGLPLPTEPYGGPLPKAKEPEFDRRVLINKTRPQPCDQIITLYQLNMDKEKTVFKKPASGCERPFVVTPISYSNLILLVVDTLCPISDPEIKLTILPMDFHYNASLACHKIRFNDLPRKRPTSCINTHDKESTIELCGRSPRIGVSISLLFFVLAKILSGH; encoded by the exons atgAAGGTGCTGTGTACACTTCTATGCTGCCTTATCCTCATCCCGAGCACGGCAATCCCATCGAGGGAGCCACGAGCTGATGAGAACATCAAATATGggct GGTTCACGCATGGGCCGAAAAGCTGGGTATTGAACTCTGGCACGTTGGGGACTTCATAACAAGGAGGAAGTTAGTTCAAGAT AGCTTCAAACAAGCACAGGTTGTGCCTAGGTCTGGGCAAAAAATTGCCGATGAAATGGCAAAGGAGATTCTCTATTTAATGGAATCAAGGATCAGTGCTGTGAAG cGCATCATGGATGCAGCTGAAAACATGGCGTTGTCGTTTGAGCACAGTGAAGCCAATTTCGACTTCCAGTATTACAATGCAAAGGAAATGATTGAACCAGGTGAAGCCCCACCAACGGCTGATCCGAGAGAATTAGACGACGATGGTGAACCAAAGAAATTGATCCCACCTAAAGAGATCGTCTTAACGCCTGATCCTCATTTCTTCAATGAACGCGTCAATACAAATCACAGCTCAGTTCATGTACCAACAAATGTTTTCGACAGAT CTCTTGAGGTGATCTCCGCTATTGAATGGTCAGAGAAGTTGAACAGTATCTTCAGAGACAACTACAACAATGACCCCAGTCTGTCATGGCAGTTTTTTGGGAGTTCGACTGGCTTTATGAGGCAGTTTCCAGGATCAAAATGGCAGGAAGATCCTGTTGATCTGTACGACTGTCGACTTAGATCGTGGTACATTGAAGCAGCCAATAGTCCCAAGGATATTGTAATATTAGTGGATATATCTGGGTCCATGACGGGACAACGGAATGACATAGCAAAGCATGTTGTCAACAACATCCTCGACACTCTCGGTACGAATGATTTTGTCAACATCTTCAAGTTTGCTCTGAGCGTCGAGGAGATCGTTCCATGTTTCCGTGATATGCTGGTACAGGCAAATATGGAGAATATTCGACAACTGAAAATGGCAATGGAGGACTTTCAAACCGAGGAGATTGCCAATGTTACTGCAGCTCTGATCAGTGCTTTTGAACTACTGGAAGCATATAGGAATGACCGAATTGGAGCTCGATGCAATCAAGCTATTATGCTCATATCAGACGGTGTTCCGTACAAGTATCAGGATATCTTTGAGTACTACAACTGGCCATACATGCCAGTAAGGATGTTCACTTACCTCATTGGGCGGGAAGTGGCAGATGTGAAGGAGATCAAGTGGATGGCTTGTGAAAATCGCGGTTACTACGTGCATTTGAGTACAATGGCGGAAGTTAGGGAGCAAGTCCTTAATTACATTCCCGTTATGGCGAGACCACTTGTTCTCAACAAAACCCATCATCCAATCATCTGGACTCAAGTCTACGCAGACGAAGTGGATCCCAAAATGACGGATTGGCAGTGGGAGGTGAAGGAACGAGAGGAGCAGAAGGAACGCTTTATGAGTCAACGGAAAAACTATTCGGCTTTTCATTTGCCAGATGAACAGGATCGTCGCTATCGCTTCAAGTTGCAACAG AACATGGACCAATCTTACGAATCTGAAAAGTATCACTTCATGACGACGGTTTCGATGCCTGTGTTCGATAGACGCGAAAATGCC ACGAAAATTGCCAATCTACTGGGAGTTGCTGGTACGGATGTTCCAATAAAGGATATCAAGCGCTTAATGATGCCCTTCATG CTCGGTGTCAACGGATATGCCTTCATTGTTACAAACAATGGCTACGTTCTGATTCATCCCGATCTAAGGCCAATCTTCCAGGACATCCTCAAGCCAGCCTACAACATGGTGGATATGATTGAAGTTGAATTAATGGACGATGATAGGGATCCGAgggatttcaatgaaaatttaatagaa ATGAGAGACTCTAttataaatcaatcaaatggTTCAAAATGGATGCTGGTGAAGTACCATTTGGATGGAATG AAAAGAGTTTCTCGTATTAAGCGTCAGTACTTCTGGACGCCATTGAAAGAATCCCCCTTCACTCTCGTGGTTACCTACCCTGAGAGCTATGGGGTGAATCGGATCCAACCAAGGACGGAAGATGAGATTCATCGTCTCCTGGCGCAGGAGCACAATCTCACAAATTTCTTCAATGGAAATCATTGGAGTATTCATCCGGATTGGATCTACTGCAAAAGCAAGCATCGCTTCTACAGTAGTCCGGAGAATGAGCTCAAGGATGTTCTCAAGAACATGAGCAAGCCCGGGTGGCGTTGGCCTCTCAATAGAACCCCACCACCCCCTGAGCATGCGGCTAATTTCAACTACT GTGACCGAAATCTGATGCAGTCTCTTGTCTATGATGCAAAGGTAACGAGTTGGTGGAATGCAACGCACACCCTCAAGGATGATAAGGG GAATGAATTCAAGCAGCGTTTTGGTATAACCGTTGCCTTCATGGCCACACATAGCGGTTTAACCCGATGGCAGGAGTTTTATAGCAACTCCGTTGAAGAAATTCGATCAGA tcAAAGTTTCAGTGAGAACAATAAGCGTGCTGTTGATGAGATTTGGTATAAACGCGCAGTTGAGCAGCATTTCATTGAACCAACTAGTTTCACGTACTCTGTACCATTTGATGCGGCTGATATAATTCACAACACAAATGACACATTGGTTACAGCTAGTCACGCTATTTTCCACTCTGATGGTGGAAAGTCAGCCCCGGCGGCTGTTGTTGGCTTCCAATTTCAACATTCAGCGCTTTTGACACTCTTCCGCAACATTACGGCCAACTGCGGAGATGCTAGTTGCTCAAAAACATGCGCATCCGACGGGATTAATTGCTACATTTTAGACAACAATGGCTATGTGATTGTCAGCCCTGAAATTGGGGATACGGGGAAATTCTTCGGTGAAGTTAAAGGTGCCATTATGCAACGGTTGGTTGATGAAAATATCTACAAACAAGTCATGATCTACGACTATCAAGCTGTTTGCTTTGCCGTGAGGGAATCAGCCAATATGGCTGGGATTCTTCAAACG cCACTGAAGTTCATACTGAAATTCCTCCAAAGCTTCGGACGATTCATAATGTTCATTTTTGTGGAACTTTTCGTCTTACCTGTGGATGCATACAATGCTTATTCTTATGCAAGCGATGATCTCTTCTACCCGGACAACTACGATGGTCTACCACTGCCAACAGAGCCCTACGGAGGCCCTCTGCCCAAAGCGAAAGAACCAGAATTTGATCGGCGTGTTCTCATCAACAAGACTCGCCCACAGCCGTGCGATCAGATCATCACACTGTATCAGCTGAATATGGATAAGGAGAAGACGGTGTTCAAGAAACCCGCCAGTGGATGTGAGCGTCCCTTTGTGGTCACACCCATTTCCTACAGCAACCTCATCCTTCTCGTTGTTGACACCCTCTGCCCCATAAGTGATCCCGAAATCAAGCTGACAATCCTCCCAATGGATTTCCACTACAACGCTTCCCTGGCTTGCCACAAGATTCGCTTCAATGACCTCCCGCGGAAGAGGCCAACGAGCTGCATCAACACCCACGACAAGGAGAGTACGATTGAGTTGTGTGGAAGATCACCACGTATTGGTGTATCTATTAGTCTTTTGTTCTTCGTTCTTGCAAAGATCCTTTCGGGACACTAA
- the LOC129792366 gene encoding voltage-dependent calcium channel subunit alpha-2/delta-3 isoform X2, translating to MKVLCTLLCCLILIPSTAIPSREPRADENIKYGLVHAWAEKLGIELWHVGDFITRRKLVQDSFKQAQVVPRSGQKIADEMAKEILYLMESRISAVKRIMDAAENMALSFEHSEANFDFQYYNAKEMIEPGEAPPTADPRELDDDGEPKKLIPPKEIVLTPDPHFFNERVNTNHSSVHVPTNVFDRSLEVISAIEWSEKLNSIFRDNYNNDPSLSWQFFGSSTGFMRQFPGSKWQEDPVDLYDCRLRSWYIEAANSPKDIVILVDISGSMTGQRNDIAKHVVNNILDTLGTNDFVNIFKFALSVEEIVPCFRDMLVQANMENIRQLKMAMEDFQTEEIANVTAALISAFELLEAYRNDRIGARCNQAIMLISDGVPYKYQDIFEYYNWPYMPVRMFTYLIGREVADVKEIKWMACENRGYYVHLSTMAEVREQVLNYIPVMARPLVLNKTHHPIIWTQVYADEVDPKMTDWQWEVKEREEQKERFMSQRKNYSAFHLPDEQDRRYRFKLQQNMDQSYESEKYHFMTTVSMPVFDRRENATKIANLLGVAGTDVPIKDIKRLMMPFMLGVNGYAFIVTNNGYVLIHPDLRPIFQDILKPAYNMVDMIEVELMDDDRDPRDFNENLIEMRDSIINQSNGSKWMLVKYHLDGMKRVSRIKRQYFWTPLKESPFTLVVTYPESYGVNRIQPRTEDEIHRLLAQEHNLTNFFNGNHWSIHPDWIYCKSKHRFYSSPENELKDVLKNMSKPGWRWPLNRTPPPPEHAANFNYSNSSGRSASKTEKDHYYCDRNLMQSLVYDAKVTSWWNATHTLKDDKGNEFKQRFGITVAFMATHSGLTRWQEFYSNSVEEIRSDQSFSENNKRAVDEIWYKRAVEQHFIEPTSFTYSVPFDAADIIHNTNDTLVTASHAIFHSDGGKSAPAAVVGFQFQHSALLTLFRNITANCGDASCSKTCASDGINCYILDNNGYVIVSPEIGDTGKFFGEVKGAIMQRLVDENIYKQVMIYDYQAVCFAVRESANMAGILQTPLKFILKFLQSFGRFIMFIFVELFVLPVDAYNAYSYASDDLFYPDNYDGLPLPTEPYGGPLPKAKEPEFDRRVLINKTRPQPCDQIITLYQLNMDKEKTVFKKPASGCERPFVVTPISYSNLILLVVDTLCPISDPEIKLTILPMDFHYNASLACHKIRFNDLPRKRPTSCINTHDKESTIELCGRSPRIGVSISLLFFVLAKILSGH from the exons atgAAGGTGCTGTGTACACTTCTATGCTGCCTTATCCTCATCCCGAGCACGGCAATCCCATCGAGGGAGCCACGAGCTGATGAGAACATCAAATATGggct GGTTCACGCATGGGCCGAAAAGCTGGGTATTGAACTCTGGCACGTTGGGGACTTCATAACAAGGAGGAAGTTAGTTCAAGAT AGCTTCAAACAAGCACAGGTTGTGCCTAGGTCTGGGCAAAAAATTGCCGATGAAATGGCAAAGGAGATTCTCTATTTAATGGAATCAAGGATCAGTGCTGTGAAG cGCATCATGGATGCAGCTGAAAACATGGCGTTGTCGTTTGAGCACAGTGAAGCCAATTTCGACTTCCAGTATTACAATGCAAAGGAAATGATTGAACCAGGTGAAGCCCCACCAACGGCTGATCCGAGAGAATTAGACGACGATGGTGAACCAAAGAAATTGATCCCACCTAAAGAGATCGTCTTAACGCCTGATCCTCATTTCTTCAATGAACGCGTCAATACAAATCACAGCTCAGTTCATGTACCAACAAATGTTTTCGACAGAT CTCTTGAGGTGATCTCCGCTATTGAATGGTCAGAGAAGTTGAACAGTATCTTCAGAGACAACTACAACAATGACCCCAGTCTGTCATGGCAGTTTTTTGGGAGTTCGACTGGCTTTATGAGGCAGTTTCCAGGATCAAAATGGCAGGAAGATCCTGTTGATCTGTACGACTGTCGACTTAGATCGTGGTACATTGAAGCAGCCAATAGTCCCAAGGATATTGTAATATTAGTGGATATATCTGGGTCCATGACGGGACAACGGAATGACATAGCAAAGCATGTTGTCAACAACATCCTCGACACTCTCGGTACGAATGATTTTGTCAACATCTTCAAGTTTGCTCTGAGCGTCGAGGAGATCGTTCCATGTTTCCGTGATATGCTGGTACAGGCAAATATGGAGAATATTCGACAACTGAAAATGGCAATGGAGGACTTTCAAACCGAGGAGATTGCCAATGTTACTGCAGCTCTGATCAGTGCTTTTGAACTACTGGAAGCATATAGGAATGACCGAATTGGAGCTCGATGCAATCAAGCTATTATGCTCATATCAGACGGTGTTCCGTACAAGTATCAGGATATCTTTGAGTACTACAACTGGCCATACATGCCAGTAAGGATGTTCACTTACCTCATTGGGCGGGAAGTGGCAGATGTGAAGGAGATCAAGTGGATGGCTTGTGAAAATCGCGGTTACTACGTGCATTTGAGTACAATGGCGGAAGTTAGGGAGCAAGTCCTTAATTACATTCCCGTTATGGCGAGACCACTTGTTCTCAACAAAACCCATCATCCAATCATCTGGACTCAAGTCTACGCAGACGAAGTGGATCCCAAAATGACGGATTGGCAGTGGGAGGTGAAGGAACGAGAGGAGCAGAAGGAACGCTTTATGAGTCAACGGAAAAACTATTCGGCTTTTCATTTGCCAGATGAACAGGATCGTCGCTATCGCTTCAAGTTGCAACAG AACATGGACCAATCTTACGAATCTGAAAAGTATCACTTCATGACGACGGTTTCGATGCCTGTGTTCGATAGACGCGAAAATGCC ACGAAAATTGCCAATCTACTGGGAGTTGCTGGTACGGATGTTCCAATAAAGGATATCAAGCGCTTAATGATGCCCTTCATG CTCGGTGTCAACGGATATGCCTTCATTGTTACAAACAATGGCTACGTTCTGATTCATCCCGATCTAAGGCCAATCTTCCAGGACATCCTCAAGCCAGCCTACAACATGGTGGATATGATTGAAGTTGAATTAATGGACGATGATAGGGATCCGAgggatttcaatgaaaatttaatagaa ATGAGAGACTCTAttataaatcaatcaaatggTTCAAAATGGATGCTGGTGAAGTACCATTTGGATGGAATG AAAAGAGTTTCTCGTATTAAGCGTCAGTACTTCTGGACGCCATTGAAAGAATCCCCCTTCACTCTCGTGGTTACCTACCCTGAGAGCTATGGGGTGAATCGGATCCAACCAAGGACGGAAGATGAGATTCATCGTCTCCTGGCGCAGGAGCACAATCTCACAAATTTCTTCAATGGAAATCATTGGAGTATTCATCCGGATTGGATCTACTGCAAAAGCAAGCATCGCTTCTACAGTAGTCCGGAGAATGAGCTCAAGGATGTTCTCAAGAACATGAGCAAGCCCGGGTGGCGTTGGCCTCTCAATAGAACCCCACCACCCCCTGAGCATGCGGCTAATTTCAACTACT CTAACAGTTCAGGACGTTCAGCGTCAAAAACTGAAAAGGATCACTACTACT GTGACCGAAATCTGATGCAGTCTCTTGTCTATGATGCAAAGGTAACGAGTTGGTGGAATGCAACGCACACCCTCAAGGATGATAAGGG GAATGAATTCAAGCAGCGTTTTGGTATAACCGTTGCCTTCATGGCCACACATAGCGGTTTAACCCGATGGCAGGAGTTTTATAGCAACTCCGTTGAAGAAATTCGATCAGA tcAAAGTTTCAGTGAGAACAATAAGCGTGCTGTTGATGAGATTTGGTATAAACGCGCAGTTGAGCAGCATTTCATTGAACCAACTAGTTTCACGTACTCTGTACCATTTGATGCGGCTGATATAATTCACAACACAAATGACACATTGGTTACAGCTAGTCACGCTATTTTCCACTCTGATGGTGGAAAGTCAGCCCCGGCGGCTGTTGTTGGCTTCCAATTTCAACATTCAGCGCTTTTGACACTCTTCCGCAACATTACGGCCAACTGCGGAGATGCTAGTTGCTCAAAAACATGCGCATCCGACGGGATTAATTGCTACATTTTAGACAACAATGGCTATGTGATTGTCAGCCCTGAAATTGGGGATACGGGGAAATTCTTCGGTGAAGTTAAAGGTGCCATTATGCAACGGTTGGTTGATGAAAATATCTACAAACAAGTCATGATCTACGACTATCAAGCTGTTTGCTTTGCCGTGAGGGAATCAGCCAATATGGCTGGGATTCTTCAAACG cCACTGAAGTTCATACTGAAATTCCTCCAAAGCTTCGGACGATTCATAATGTTCATTTTTGTGGAACTTTTCGTCTTACCTGTGGATGCATACAATGCTTATTCTTATGCAAGCGATGATCTCTTCTACCCGGACAACTACGATGGTCTACCACTGCCAACAGAGCCCTACGGAGGCCCTCTGCCCAAAGCGAAAGAACCAGAATTTGATCGGCGTGTTCTCATCAACAAGACTCGCCCACAGCCGTGCGATCAGATCATCACACTGTATCAGCTGAATATGGATAAGGAGAAGACGGTGTTCAAGAAACCCGCCAGTGGATGTGAGCGTCCCTTTGTGGTCACACCCATTTCCTACAGCAACCTCATCCTTCTCGTTGTTGACACCCTCTGCCCCATAAGTGATCCCGAAATCAAGCTGACAATCCTCCCAATGGATTTCCACTACAACGCTTCCCTGGCTTGCCACAAGATTCGCTTCAATGACCTCCCGCGGAAGAGGCCAACGAGCTGCATCAACACCCACGACAAGGAGAGTACGATTGAGTTGTGTGGAAGATCACCACGTATTGGTGTATCTATTAGTCTTTTGTTCTTCGTTCTTGCAAAGATCCTTTCGGGACACTAA
- the LOC129792366 gene encoding voltage-dependent calcium channel subunit alpha-2/delta-3 isoform X1, giving the protein MKVLCTLLCCLILIPSTAIPSREPRADENIKYGLVHAWAEKLGIELWHVGDFITRRKLVQDSFKQAQVVPRSGQKIADEMAKEILYLMESRISAVKRIMDAAENMALSFEHSEANFDFQYYNAKEMIEPGEAPPTADPRELDDDGEPKKLIPPKEIVLTPDPHFFNERVNTNHSSVHVPTNVFDRSLEVISAIEWSEKLNSIFRDNYNNDPSLSWQFFGSSTGFMRQFPGSKWQEDPVDLYDCRLRSWYIEAANSPKDIVILVDISGSMTGQRNDIAKHVVNNILDTLGTNDFVNIFKFALSVEEIVPCFRDMLVQANMENIRQLKMAMEDFQTEEIANVTAALISAFELLEAYRNDRIGARCNQAIMLISDGVPYKYQDIFEYYNWPYMPVRMFTYLIGREVADVKEIKWMACENRGYYVHLSTMAEVREQVLNYIPVMARPLVLNKTHHPIIWTQVYADEVDPKMTDWQWEVKEREEQKERFMSQRKNYSAFHLPDEQDRRYRFKLQQNMDQSYESEKYHFMTTVSMPVFDRRENANITEDILVNEAYWVTITRETKIANLLGVAGTDVPIKDIKRLMMPFMLGVNGYAFIVTNNGYVLIHPDLRPIFQDILKPAYNMVDMIEVELMDDDRDPRDFNENLIEMRDSIINQSNGSKWMLVKYHLDGMKRVSRIKRQYFWTPLKESPFTLVVTYPESYGVNRIQPRTEDEIHRLLAQEHNLTNFFNGNHWSIHPDWIYCKSKHRFYSSPENELKDVLKNMSKPGWRWPLNRTPPPPEHAANFNYSNSSGRSASKTEKDHYYCDRNLMQSLVYDAKVTSWWNATHTLKDDKGNEFKQRFGITVAFMATHSGLTRWQEFYSNSVEEIRSDQSFSENNKRAVDEIWYKRAVEQHFIEPTSFTYSVPFDAADIIHNTNDTLVTASHAIFHSDGGKSAPAAVVGFQFQHSALLTLFRNITANCGDASCSKTCASDGINCYILDNNGYVIVSPEIGDTGKFFGEVKGAIMQRLVDENIYKQVMIYDYQAVCFAVRESANMAGILQTPLKFILKFLQSFGRFIMFIFVELFVLPVDAYNAYSYASDDLFYPDNYDGLPLPTEPYGGPLPKAKEPEFDRRVLINKTRPQPCDQIITLYQLNMDKEKTVFKKPASGCERPFVVTPISYSNLILLVVDTLCPISDPEIKLTILPMDFHYNASLACHKIRFNDLPRKRPTSCINTHDKESTIELCGRSPRIGVSISLLFFVLAKILSGH; this is encoded by the exons atgAAGGTGCTGTGTACACTTCTATGCTGCCTTATCCTCATCCCGAGCACGGCAATCCCATCGAGGGAGCCACGAGCTGATGAGAACATCAAATATGggct GGTTCACGCATGGGCCGAAAAGCTGGGTATTGAACTCTGGCACGTTGGGGACTTCATAACAAGGAGGAAGTTAGTTCAAGAT AGCTTCAAACAAGCACAGGTTGTGCCTAGGTCTGGGCAAAAAATTGCCGATGAAATGGCAAAGGAGATTCTCTATTTAATGGAATCAAGGATCAGTGCTGTGAAG cGCATCATGGATGCAGCTGAAAACATGGCGTTGTCGTTTGAGCACAGTGAAGCCAATTTCGACTTCCAGTATTACAATGCAAAGGAAATGATTGAACCAGGTGAAGCCCCACCAACGGCTGATCCGAGAGAATTAGACGACGATGGTGAACCAAAGAAATTGATCCCACCTAAAGAGATCGTCTTAACGCCTGATCCTCATTTCTTCAATGAACGCGTCAATACAAATCACAGCTCAGTTCATGTACCAACAAATGTTTTCGACAGAT CTCTTGAGGTGATCTCCGCTATTGAATGGTCAGAGAAGTTGAACAGTATCTTCAGAGACAACTACAACAATGACCCCAGTCTGTCATGGCAGTTTTTTGGGAGTTCGACTGGCTTTATGAGGCAGTTTCCAGGATCAAAATGGCAGGAAGATCCTGTTGATCTGTACGACTGTCGACTTAGATCGTGGTACATTGAAGCAGCCAATAGTCCCAAGGATATTGTAATATTAGTGGATATATCTGGGTCCATGACGGGACAACGGAATGACATAGCAAAGCATGTTGTCAACAACATCCTCGACACTCTCGGTACGAATGATTTTGTCAACATCTTCAAGTTTGCTCTGAGCGTCGAGGAGATCGTTCCATGTTTCCGTGATATGCTGGTACAGGCAAATATGGAGAATATTCGACAACTGAAAATGGCAATGGAGGACTTTCAAACCGAGGAGATTGCCAATGTTACTGCAGCTCTGATCAGTGCTTTTGAACTACTGGAAGCATATAGGAATGACCGAATTGGAGCTCGATGCAATCAAGCTATTATGCTCATATCAGACGGTGTTCCGTACAAGTATCAGGATATCTTTGAGTACTACAACTGGCCATACATGCCAGTAAGGATGTTCACTTACCTCATTGGGCGGGAAGTGGCAGATGTGAAGGAGATCAAGTGGATGGCTTGTGAAAATCGCGGTTACTACGTGCATTTGAGTACAATGGCGGAAGTTAGGGAGCAAGTCCTTAATTACATTCCCGTTATGGCGAGACCACTTGTTCTCAACAAAACCCATCATCCAATCATCTGGACTCAAGTCTACGCAGACGAAGTGGATCCCAAAATGACGGATTGGCAGTGGGAGGTGAAGGAACGAGAGGAGCAGAAGGAACGCTTTATGAGTCAACGGAAAAACTATTCGGCTTTTCATTTGCCAGATGAACAGGATCGTCGCTATCGCTTCAAGTTGCAACAG AACATGGACCAATCTTACGAATCTGAAAAGTATCACTTCATGACGACGGTTTCGATGCCTGTGTTCGATAGACGCGAAAATGCC AATATTACGGAAGACATTCTAGTTAACGAGGCATATTGGGTCACGATAACACGTGag ACGAAAATTGCCAATCTACTGGGAGTTGCTGGTACGGATGTTCCAATAAAGGATATCAAGCGCTTAATGATGCCCTTCATG CTCGGTGTCAACGGATATGCCTTCATTGTTACAAACAATGGCTACGTTCTGATTCATCCCGATCTAAGGCCAATCTTCCAGGACATCCTCAAGCCAGCCTACAACATGGTGGATATGATTGAAGTTGAATTAATGGACGATGATAGGGATCCGAgggatttcaatgaaaatttaatagaa ATGAGAGACTCTAttataaatcaatcaaatggTTCAAAATGGATGCTGGTGAAGTACCATTTGGATGGAATG AAAAGAGTTTCTCGTATTAAGCGTCAGTACTTCTGGACGCCATTGAAAGAATCCCCCTTCACTCTCGTGGTTACCTACCCTGAGAGCTATGGGGTGAATCGGATCCAACCAAGGACGGAAGATGAGATTCATCGTCTCCTGGCGCAGGAGCACAATCTCACAAATTTCTTCAATGGAAATCATTGGAGTATTCATCCGGATTGGATCTACTGCAAAAGCAAGCATCGCTTCTACAGTAGTCCGGAGAATGAGCTCAAGGATGTTCTCAAGAACATGAGCAAGCCCGGGTGGCGTTGGCCTCTCAATAGAACCCCACCACCCCCTGAGCATGCGGCTAATTTCAACTACT CTAACAGTTCAGGACGTTCAGCGTCAAAAACTGAAAAGGATCACTACTACT GTGACCGAAATCTGATGCAGTCTCTTGTCTATGATGCAAAGGTAACGAGTTGGTGGAATGCAACGCACACCCTCAAGGATGATAAGGG GAATGAATTCAAGCAGCGTTTTGGTATAACCGTTGCCTTCATGGCCACACATAGCGGTTTAACCCGATGGCAGGAGTTTTATAGCAACTCCGTTGAAGAAATTCGATCAGA tcAAAGTTTCAGTGAGAACAATAAGCGTGCTGTTGATGAGATTTGGTATAAACGCGCAGTTGAGCAGCATTTCATTGAACCAACTAGTTTCACGTACTCTGTACCATTTGATGCGGCTGATATAATTCACAACACAAATGACACATTGGTTACAGCTAGTCACGCTATTTTCCACTCTGATGGTGGAAAGTCAGCCCCGGCGGCTGTTGTTGGCTTCCAATTTCAACATTCAGCGCTTTTGACACTCTTCCGCAACATTACGGCCAACTGCGGAGATGCTAGTTGCTCAAAAACATGCGCATCCGACGGGATTAATTGCTACATTTTAGACAACAATGGCTATGTGATTGTCAGCCCTGAAATTGGGGATACGGGGAAATTCTTCGGTGAAGTTAAAGGTGCCATTATGCAACGGTTGGTTGATGAAAATATCTACAAACAAGTCATGATCTACGACTATCAAGCTGTTTGCTTTGCCGTGAGGGAATCAGCCAATATGGCTGGGATTCTTCAAACG cCACTGAAGTTCATACTGAAATTCCTCCAAAGCTTCGGACGATTCATAATGTTCATTTTTGTGGAACTTTTCGTCTTACCTGTGGATGCATACAATGCTTATTCTTATGCAAGCGATGATCTCTTCTACCCGGACAACTACGATGGTCTACCACTGCCAACAGAGCCCTACGGAGGCCCTCTGCCCAAAGCGAAAGAACCAGAATTTGATCGGCGTGTTCTCATCAACAAGACTCGCCCACAGCCGTGCGATCAGATCATCACACTGTATCAGCTGAATATGGATAAGGAGAAGACGGTGTTCAAGAAACCCGCCAGTGGATGTGAGCGTCCCTTTGTGGTCACACCCATTTCCTACAGCAACCTCATCCTTCTCGTTGTTGACACCCTCTGCCCCATAAGTGATCCCGAAATCAAGCTGACAATCCTCCCAATGGATTTCCACTACAACGCTTCCCTGGCTTGCCACAAGATTCGCTTCAATGACCTCCCGCGGAAGAGGCCAACGAGCTGCATCAACACCCACGACAAGGAGAGTACGATTGAGTTGTGTGGAAGATCACCACGTATTGGTGTATCTATTAGTCTTTTGTTCTTCGTTCTTGCAAAGATCCTTTCGGGACACTAA